Below is a window of Pseudomonas eucalypticola DNA.
GTGCGTTGAGCGCCACGAAAGCTTCCCAACTGACGCCAATGTCAACCGCCACCGGCTCGACCCGGTGGCCAAGCGCCTCAAGATGGCCAACCGTCTGCAGCAACGCATTGTGCACGGCAGGGTGCAGTGCCTCGCCGTTCAGTGGGCTCGTTTGCAGGCCGATACGCAATGGCCGTGGCGGACGTTGGCACAGTGCCAGAAAGCTCGCTTCAGGGGCCTGTATATGGAAGGGGTCGCCGGCGGCGTGGCCGTGGATGGCATCCAGCAATGCGGCGCTGTCACGTACCGAGCGCGTCAGCACCCCGTGAACCGCCAGGCCACTCCACACCTCATCCACCTCCGGCCCCATGGGCACCCGCCCGCGGCTGGGCTTCAAGCCAAACAGCCCGCACAGTGACGCGGGCACACGGATGGAACCACCGCCATCGGTGGCGTGAGCCACCGGCACCATCCCCGCTGCCACGGCCACCCCGGCACCGCCACTGGACCCACCGGCACTGCGCGCGACATCCCAGGGGTTGCGCGTGGGCCCCAGCAGGCGGCTTTCGGTAGTGGTGCTGGCGGCAAACTCCGGTGTGGCGGTTCTGCCCAGCGCCAACAACCCGGCACGACGAAAGCGCCGCATCAACTCCGAATCGCTCTGCGCGGTGCAACCGAGTGCCAGCGCACTGCCCAGTTCATTGCGCCGCCCGGCCGCGGTGATGCCCAGGTCCTTGAGCAGCAATGGCACGCCGCGGAGCGGCCCTTCGACAACGCCCGGCTCATCGGTCCAGACCTCGACCACGGCGTTGAGTTGCGGGTTGACGGCCTGGAGGGCCTGCAACGCTACAGCGCGAACCTGTGACGCACTCATCTGGCCGTCACGGATGAGCTGCGCCAGGCCCGTTGCATCCAGGGCCGCATATTCAGACAGATGCATGAAGATCTCCAACTAGGTATGATCGATACTGATCGGTATCAAACAATACCAATAAGTATCGTGCGATACCATACAGTATCGCACCGACAGGAGATTTTCATGCGCCTCCAACGCACCCCTCAGCTACCGCCCCGGGAACGCATCATTGATGCTGCCCAGGCGCTTTTCATGGAACAAGGGATTTCGCGCGTCAGCGTTGACGCGATCGCCGCACTGGCGGCATCGACGAAAATGACCGTGTACCGGCATTTCGAGAGCAAGGATGTGCTGATCCTGGATTGGCTGGAGGGCCTGACGGCCAACTACAGCGGGGTGCTCGACCGGTTGGCGGCTGACCACCCCGACGCCCCCGACCAGCAACTGCTGGGCTTCGTCGCGTACATCGTCCAGGACCTGGAGCGCTCGGGCTATCGCGGCTGCCCCTTCACCAACACCCTGGCCGAGCTGCCAGACGACGCGCACCCGGCACGGGCACTGATTCAAGCGCACAAGCAGCGGCAGTTTGCGCGATTGACCGAGCTGTGTACCCGCATCTGGCTCGACGAACCGCAGGAAGTCGCCGAGGAACTGACCTTGCTGATGGAGGGCGCTCAGGTTGTGGCGCAGAACAAGGGCCTGGCGAACCCAGGTGAGCGCTTGACACGCATGGTACAGCGACGGCTCCAGGCGGTGTCATCGCTCTGCCCCCAGTGATTCTGCGCACTGGCACAAGCAGCCATGGGGGTCAGGCGCGACGGCCCAGTTCCCGGGCCAACTGGTCACGATCGAGCTCTTTTTCCCAGGCGGACACCACCAGCGTCGCAACACCATTGCCCACCAGGTTGGTCATGGCAAGCCCGGTGCCCATGAAGCGATGGATACCCAGGATCAGCACCATCCCTGCCACCGGTACCAGCGGCACGACCATGAGGGTGCTGGTGAGCATGACGAAGGCCGCCCCGGAGACGCCGCTGGCGCCTTTGGAGGTCAACATGGCGACCAGCACCAGCGTCAATTGCTGGGACAGTGACAAATCGATATTCAACGCCTGGGCGATGAACAGCACGGCCATGGTCAAGTAAATGTTGGTGCCATCCAGGTTGAATGAATAACCGGTCGGGATCACCAACCCCACGACAGGCTTGGAACAGCCCAGGCGCTGCATTTTTTCCATGATCTGCGGCAACACCACTTCCGATGAGCTGGTACCGAGCACCACCAGCAGCTCTTCCTTGATATAGCCCAGGAAGCGCAAGATATTGAAGCCACAGATTTTCGCGACGGCCCCCAGCACCACGATCACGAACAGCGCGCACAGCACGTAGAAGCACCCCACCAGCTTGAGCAGCGGCAGCAGCGAGCCGACACCGTAGGTGCCCACGGTGAATGCCATTGCGCCGAATGCCCCCAGGGCAGACAGCTTGGCGATGATATGAACGATGCGAAAGAACACCCCGGACAGGCCTTCGATCATGGCGTAGACCGGCCGCCCCTTCTCGCCCATGGACGAAAGGGCGCAACCGAACAGGACCGACACCAGCAGGATACACAGCACGTTGCCTTCGGCGAACGCTTGAACGAAGGTCGAGGGAATGATGCCGAGCAGGAAGTCGACCATGTGCAAGTGCTCAGCCTTCTGCGCAAAGCCGGTCACAGCCGAGGCATCGAGGGTGTTCACGTCGACATTGAAGCCACCCCCGGGATTCAACAGGTGGCCGCCGACCAAGCCGATCACCAGTGATACCGATGAGATGATTTCAAAATAGAGCAGCGCCTTGCCGCCCACCCTTCCGACCTTCTTCAAATCCTGCATCCCCGCGATACCGGTGACCACGGTACAGAACACAACGGGGCCGATGATCATCTTGATCAACCGGATGAACCCGTCGCCCAGCGGCTTGAGGTCAGCGGCAAAAGCAGGCCAGAAGTGGCCCACGGCAATACCGGCACATATCCCCAGCACTACCTGAAAGTACAGGGCGCGATAGAACGGCTGCCGGGCGTTTGCATGAGGAACGGGCGGCGCTTTCACGGGGGCGGCTACAGGGCGGGAAGTCATGGCATCGGGCTCGCTGGCAATCTTATTGTTGGGGGGCGTGTGTGGGCGTGGATCAACGACCGTAGAGCGTGAGCGGATTGTCGACCAACAGCTTGTGACGCTGCGCAGGGTCCGGGCAGAACATGGCCATCAGGTCTACGAGCGCGCCATCGTTGGGCATGTCCTGGCTGATATTCGGATGGGGCCAGTCGGTACCCCACAGCACGCGATCAGGGGCGGCCTGGATCAGCTGTTCGGCAAAAGGCACGGCGTCCTCAAACGGTCGGCGCCCGGCGGAAACCCGTTCAGCACCGCACACCTTGACCCAGGCCAGCGGGTTTTCCATCAGTTCCAGCAAGGCCCGAAACGCGGGCTGCCCGAGGCCATCCCGGGCCTTGACGCGGCCCATGTGGTCGATGATGAAAGGCACCGGCATACGCTGCAACCGCTGGGCATAGGTGGAGATATCCTGGGCATCGAGGTGCAGTACCACATGCCACCCCAGGCCGGCCAGGCGGTCGACCGTCTGATCGAACACTGCCAGGTCGGGGGCACCGCCCAAGTGCGCCACGAAGTTGAACCGCACGCCGCGAACGCCACCGGCATCCAGTGCCTCCAACTGCGCATCCGATTCGCTGCCATCGACGATGGCCACGCCCCGGTACCGCCCTTCGCTGCGGGCAATGGCGTCCAGCATGGCGCGGTTGTCACTGCCATGGCAGCTGGCCTGGACAATAACCCCGCGGGTCAATCCGAGGTAGTCGTGCAGTGAGCGCAATTGCTCGTAGGGTGCATCGGGCGGCGTATAACTGCGGTCGGGGGCATAGGGAAAATCGAC
It encodes the following:
- a CDS encoding amidase — translated: MHLSEYAALDATGLAQLIRDGQMSASQVRAVALQALQAVNPQLNAVVEVWTDEPGVVEGPLRGVPLLLKDLGITAAGRRNELGSALALGCTAQSDSELMRRFRRAGLLALGRTATPEFAASTTTESRLLGPTRNPWDVARSAGGSSGGAGVAVAAGMVPVAHATDGGGSIRVPASLCGLFGLKPSRGRVPMGPEVDEVWSGLAVHGVLTRSVRDSAALLDAIHGHAAGDPFHIQAPEASFLALCQRPPRPLRIGLQTSPLNGEALHPAVHNALLQTVGHLEALGHRVEPVAVDIGVSWEAFVALNARFWSSNTAAWIDAIAAATGRSIDTHTLEPATLALYRQGKALSATELLGALYERNIVARHAGGLLEAHDVLLSPTLPGLAPMLGTYNAQQEQLDGWGWMNHVFNQSPFTALANVVGAPAMSVPLAHDPLTGLPIGMQFMGRFGDEGLLLGLAGQLERALPWAQRRPAVWAGNA
- a CDS encoding TetR/AcrR family transcriptional regulator, which produces MRLQRTPQLPPRERIIDAAQALFMEQGISRVSVDAIAALAASTKMTVYRHFESKDVLILDWLEGLTANYSGVLDRLAADHPDAPDQQLLGFVAYIVQDLERSGYRGCPFTNTLAELPDDAHPARALIQAHKQRQFARLTELCTRIWLDEPQEVAEELTLLMEGAQVVAQNKGLANPGERLTRMVQRRLQAVSSLCPQ
- a CDS encoding dicarboxylate/amino acid:cation symporter, whose amino-acid sequence is MTSRPVAAPVKAPPVPHANARQPFYRALYFQVVLGICAGIAVGHFWPAFAADLKPLGDGFIRLIKMIIGPVVFCTVVTGIAGMQDLKKVGRVGGKALLYFEIISSVSLVIGLVGGHLLNPGGGFNVDVNTLDASAVTGFAQKAEHLHMVDFLLGIIPSTFVQAFAEGNVLCILLVSVLFGCALSSMGEKGRPVYAMIEGLSGVFFRIVHIIAKLSALGAFGAMAFTVGTYGVGSLLPLLKLVGCFYVLCALFVIVVLGAVAKICGFNILRFLGYIKEELLVVLGTSSSEVVLPQIMEKMQRLGCSKPVVGLVIPTGYSFNLDGTNIYLTMAVLFIAQALNIDLSLSQQLTLVLVAMLTSKGASGVSGAAFVMLTSTLMVVPLVPVAGMVLILGIHRFMGTGLAMTNLVGNGVATLVVSAWEKELDRDQLARELGRRA
- a CDS encoding amidohydrolase family protein is translated as MNSCLAPDAHPVRPTCVLPRGAWDAHCHVFGPGVDFPYAPDRSYTPPDAPYEQLRSLHDYLGLTRGVIVQASCHGSDNRAMLDAIARSEGRYRGVAIVDGSESDAQLEALDAGGVRGVRFNFVAHLGGAPDLAVFDQTVDRLAGLGWHVVLHLDAQDISTYAQRLQRMPVPFIIDHMGRVKARDGLGQPAFRALLELMENPLAWVKVCGAERVSAGRRPFEDAVPFAEQLIQAAPDRVLWGTDWPHPNISQDMPNDGALVDLMAMFCPDPAQRHKLLVDNPLTLYGR